AAACTGCTCCGGCGAGCGATTGCGAATGATCAGCTCTTTTCGCTGATTCTGTGGGGGCCACCCGGCAGCGGGAAGACGACGCTGGCGCAAATTATTGCGCACAGCACGAAAGCCCACTTCGAGCCGATAAGTGCAGTTAGTGCCGGAGTAAACGATTTGCGGCGAGTGGTGCAAGAGGCGCAAGACCGGCTCGGTATGTTCCAGCAGCGCACGGTAGTCTTTATCGACGAGATTCATCGCTTTAACAAGAGCCAGCAAGACGCAATCTTGCCCTACGTCGAAGATGGCACCATCATTTTGATCGGGGCAACGACTGAAAATCCATCCTTCGAGGTCAATTCAGCGCTCCTCTCGCGGGCCAGGGTCTTCAAACTCGAAGCCCTTACCGATGAAGAGATCGGGGTTCTGATTGACCGGGCACTCACCGACCGGGAACGCGGTTTGGGGGATTTGAAAATTATGCTGGCTCGTGATGCGCGTGACTACCTGGTCAATATGGCAAACGGTGATGCGCGGACGGCGCTGAATGCCCTCGAAGCAGCGGCGCGCTCGAAACCGCCGGCGATTGGCGAAACCCGGTTGATCACCGTCGATGATATTCGTGATGCGCTGCAAAGCCGGGCTGTGCGCTACGACAAGCACGGTGAACTGCATTACGATGCAATTTCGGCGTTGCACAAGAGTGTCCGCGATAGCGATCCCGACGGCGCACTCTACTGGTTGGGGCGGATGCTCGATGGCGGTGAAGACCCTCTCTATATTGCGCGACGCCTGGTGCGGATCGCCGTCGAAGACATTGGGCTGGCCGATCCGCAGGCACTCCCGCAAACAATCGCTGCCCAACAAGCGGTTCACTTTCTCGGTCAACCGGAAGGTGAACTGGCGCTGGCGCAGGCCGTGGTTTATCTTTGTCTGGCACCGAAGAGTAATGCGCTCTACCGGGCTTATGGTGCGGTGCAACGCGACGTTGCCGAGACGCGGAACGAACCGGTACCGCTCCATTTACGAAACGCGCCAACGCAGTTGATGAAACGGTTAGGCTACGGTAAGGGGTATGAATACGCTCACGACCTGCCGGAGGGGCGTTCGGATCAGGAGCATCTCCCGCCCAATCTGGCCGGACGCATCTATTACGAGCCGACCGGGCGAGGGTTTGAAGCTGAGGCGCGTGAGCGATTGGCCTGGCGTGAAAAGCGACGCCTGCAAACGCCACCGACCCCACCACCAGTATCAGAGCCGGCACCCGGCGAAGAGTCGCAATTACCACCCGACGAGCTGGCACCCGGTGAAGAGCCGCAACTGCCACCTGCTGCTTCTGCATCACGGCGGCGTGAAAAGCGGGGTAAGGTATAGCACGTGAACGATGCATTGAAAAACGTAAAAACAAAGGACGCGCCAATGGCGGCGCACATCAGGCGAGGTGAGATGTATGATTGAGCGGGCACAAGTGGTTATTATTGGTGCAGGTGTAATCGGCGCCAGTATTGCTTTTCATCTGGCCGAACGTGGCCTGCGCGA
This genomic window from Chloroflexus aurantiacus J-10-fl contains:
- a CDS encoding replication-associated recombination protein A, which gives rise to MPPKPRGTTLFDAQRQQALQQQAPLAARMRPRTLEEFVGQHHLVGEGKLLRRAIANDQLFSLILWGPPGSGKTTLAQIIAHSTKAHFEPISAVSAGVNDLRRVVQEAQDRLGMFQQRTVVFIDEIHRFNKSQQDAILPYVEDGTIILIGATTENPSFEVNSALLSRARVFKLEALTDEEIGVLIDRALTDRERGLGDLKIMLARDARDYLVNMANGDARTALNALEAAARSKPPAIGETRLITVDDIRDALQSRAVRYDKHGELHYDAISALHKSVRDSDPDGALYWLGRMLDGGEDPLYIARRLVRIAVEDIGLADPQALPQTIAAQQAVHFLGQPEGELALAQAVVYLCLAPKSNALYRAYGAVQRDVAETRNEPVPLHLRNAPTQLMKRLGYGKGYEYAHDLPEGRSDQEHLPPNLAGRIYYEPTGRGFEAEARERLAWREKRRLQTPPTPPPVSEPAPGEESQLPPDELAPGEEPQLPPAASASRRREKRGKV